In the Phycisphaerales bacterium genome, one interval contains:
- the mnmG gene encoding tRNA uridine-5-carboxymethylaminomethyl(34) synthesis enzyme MnmG: MSDAVGPFGNMSSVVAEPLEAYDVVVIGGGHAGVEACWAAASAIGPEGRVALVTMDPSKIGVMSCNPAIGGLGKGQIVREIDALGGVMGRAADATGIMFKMLNTSKGAAVRGPRCQNDKYEYAREVQRLIAGRSNIDIIAACVDELLVEKNKIVGVQLELANQRSAQVITDAVVLTTGTFMRALMHTGQQSTPGGRVGEGSAVGIAHTLAQLGFELGRLKTGTPPRLDRATIDWEGLVGQRGDENPIPFSDLSPASLPGGRFPAIEQTECRITSTTAQMHDLIRENLDKAPMYSGQIDASAGPRYCPSIEDKVVRFADREEHHIFLEPESLSTNEVYCNGISTSLPKEVQAQFLSMMPGCEHARVLRYGYAVEYDMVWPHQIDSTTMTKKVDGLFLAGQINGTSGYEEAAGQGLVAGLNSARWVVGGHEAMIRLGRDQAYIGVMLDDLVTKTPREPYRMFTSRAEHRLLLRADNSDQRLTPLGREFGLVCDRRWHSFQQRAEAQTALHLQMESNFIEGKSLMAWARRPDLKPEQFRGYLVNAGIDPPSSDIVQRVVTEARYDGYLKRQAAEIRRREDGERRAIPAWLEAHTVKGLRGEAAEAIARFQPATLGQAARLAGVGPADVTLLAVAIRRGRAASTGTG, translated from the coding sequence ATGAGTGACGCTGTTGGTCCATTTGGCAACATGTCGTCAGTGGTCGCCGAACCATTAGAGGCTTATGACGTTGTTGTGATTGGTGGCGGTCATGCTGGTGTTGAAGCATGTTGGGCAGCCGCTTCAGCGATCGGGCCTGAGGGTCGCGTTGCGCTGGTTACGATGGACCCTTCAAAAATTGGTGTCATGAGCTGTAACCCGGCAATTGGTGGTCTTGGTAAAGGGCAAATCGTCCGTGAAATTGATGCTCTTGGCGGTGTGATGGGCAGAGCGGCGGATGCCACGGGCATCATGTTCAAGATGCTGAATACCTCAAAGGGCGCTGCTGTACGTGGGCCGCGATGTCAGAACGACAAATATGAATATGCACGCGAAGTTCAGCGTCTGATCGCAGGACGCTCCAACATCGACATCATTGCGGCTTGTGTTGACGAGCTTCTTGTTGAGAAAAATAAGATTGTTGGGGTTCAGCTTGAGTTGGCGAATCAGCGATCCGCACAAGTGATCACAGATGCCGTTGTTTTAACAACAGGCACATTCATGCGTGCATTGATGCATACGGGTCAGCAGTCGACACCAGGAGGTCGTGTTGGCGAGGGCAGTGCAGTCGGTATTGCGCATACGCTTGCTCAATTAGGTTTTGAGCTGGGCCGCCTCAAGACTGGTACACCACCGCGTCTTGATCGAGCCACGATTGATTGGGAAGGTTTGGTTGGTCAGCGCGGCGATGAAAACCCCATACCGTTTTCGGATCTCTCTCCAGCGTCTTTGCCTGGGGGCCGTTTCCCTGCTATTGAGCAGACGGAATGTCGCATCACTTCAACGACAGCCCAGATGCACGATTTGATCCGGGAAAATCTAGATAAGGCACCTATGTATTCCGGTCAGATTGATGCTTCTGCCGGTCCGCGATACTGCCCGTCTATTGAAGACAAAGTGGTGCGTTTTGCTGATCGAGAAGAGCACCATATCTTTTTAGAGCCGGAGTCTCTTTCAACGAACGAGGTGTACTGTAATGGCATCAGTACTTCATTGCCGAAGGAAGTGCAGGCGCAATTCCTTTCCATGATGCCGGGCTGTGAGCATGCACGTGTACTTCGTTATGGTTATGCGGTTGAGTACGACATGGTCTGGCCACATCAAATTGACTCGACCACAATGACAAAAAAAGTCGACGGTCTTTTTTTAGCAGGTCAAATTAACGGTACAAGTGGTTATGAGGAAGCTGCTGGACAAGGGCTTGTTGCAGGTCTCAATTCAGCTCGCTGGGTCGTTGGTGGGCACGAAGCAATGATACGTTTGGGTCGTGACCAAGCCTATATCGGAGTGATGCTTGATGATCTTGTCACCAAGACGCCGCGAGAGCCGTATCGCATGTTTACCAGTCGTGCTGAACACCGCCTACTCCTCCGGGCGGATAATTCAGATCAGCGTCTGACCCCGCTGGGGCGAGAGTTCGGTCTTGTCTGCGATCGACGATGGCATTCTTTTCAGCAACGGGCTGAGGCTCAGACGGCATTACATTTACAAATGGAAAGCAATTTTATTGAGGGTAAGTCACTCATGGCTTGGGCTCGTCGGCCTGATTTGAAGCCAGAGCAGTTTCGGGGGTACCTAGTCAATGCTGGAATTGACCCGCCATCCTCAGACATCGTCCAGCGTGTCGTCACTGAGGCAAGATATGATGGCTATCTCAAACGGCAGGCGGCAGAGATCCGCCGCCGCGAGGATGGCGAGAGGCGAGCCATTCCAGCCTGGCTGGAGGCCCACACAGTGAAAGGACTGCGTGGAGAGGCCGCTGAGGCGATTGCTCGTTTTCAGCCAGCTACGCTTGGTCAGGCTGCGCGACTTGCGGGTGTTGGCCCAGCAGATGTGACACTTTTAGCGGTTGCGATCCGTCGTGGCCGGGCTGCTTCGACTGGGACAGGTTGA
- a CDS encoding 2-oxoacid:ferredoxin oxidoreductase subunit beta — translation MTTTELPTLKAKDFTTDQDVRWCPGCGDYAVLAAVRKCLPTLGHKKEEYVFVSGIGCAARFPYYMETYGLHSIHGRAPAFATGIKITNPELQVWLVSGDGDLLSIGGNHTVHMLRRNIDINVLLLNNRIYGLTKGQASPTSERGKVTKSTPVGSPDRPMNPLTLALGAGATFVARSIDVDLKHMDAMMKRCAAHCGTSFLEIYQDCNIFNHEAWFYASQKDTKSHNTIQLEHGKAMVFADGSKGIRLVGLALEVVDIDGDVSEKDLLIHDESNRTQAFLLAQLAYPDFPEPMGVLYRDAEDESNKPVEYVLADQVSQAKKQGATDLQSLIRGRETWEVSGQGNE, via the coding sequence ATGACGACGACTGAGCTTCCCACACTGAAGGCGAAAGACTTTACGACCGACCAGGATGTTCGATGGTGTCCTGGCTGTGGTGACTATGCGGTGCTAGCAGCAGTCCGTAAGTGTTTGCCAACGCTGGGTCATAAAAAGGAAGAATACGTCTTTGTGAGCGGTATTGGTTGTGCAGCGCGTTTCCCGTATTACATGGAAACGTATGGTTTGCACTCTATTCATGGAAGAGCTCCGGCCTTCGCGACAGGTATCAAGATTACCAATCCTGAGTTACAAGTCTGGTTGGTCTCCGGTGATGGCGACCTTCTCTCCATCGGTGGTAATCACACGGTACATATGCTGCGTCGCAATATTGATATTAATGTCTTGTTGCTCAACAACCGGATTTATGGATTAACAAAGGGCCAGGCCTCGCCCACAAGTGAGCGAGGCAAAGTGACAAAATCGACACCTGTTGGATCGCCTGATCGTCCAATGAATCCACTCACACTGGCGTTGGGAGCTGGTGCAACCTTTGTCGCGCGTTCAATTGACGTGGATCTTAAGCATATGGATGCAATGATGAAGCGATGTGCAGCCCATTGCGGTACGTCGTTCTTGGAGATCTATCAAGATTGCAACATCTTCAACCACGAGGCCTGGTTCTATGCCTCGCAAAAAGATACGAAATCGCACAACACCATTCAGTTGGAGCATGGCAAGGCAATGGTATTTGCTGATGGCTCTAAGGGGATTCGTCTTGTCGGTCTTGCGCTTGAGGTCGTAGACATTGATGGCGATGTAAGTGAAAAAGACCTGCTGATTCATGATGAATCCAATCGAACGCAAGCATTCTTACTGGCGCAGCTGGCCTATCCTGATTTTCCAGAACCAATGGGCGTGCTCTATCGTGATGCTGAGGACGAATCAAATAAACCAGTCGAATACGTCTTAGCTGATCAGGTCAGTCAGGCGAAAAAACAAGGAGCGACTGATCTTCAGTCGCTGATTCGCGGTCGTGAGACGTGGGAAGTCAGTGGTCAAGGCAATGAGTGA
- a CDS encoding 2-oxoacid:acceptor oxidoreductase subunit alpha, with the protein MSTAETTTMPPHTEVPSETIPRVAIRFAGDSGDGMQLTGGQFTNTSALLGNDFATFPDFPAEIRAPRGTTFGVSGFQVHFANENIHTPGDIVNALVAMNPAAFKVHIVDVEPGGIVIVNSDEFTKGNLKKAGYEAGYNPLEDEDLVSQYRLFQIPMSRMTRESLAGGEESVRDIDRCRNMYALGIAYWLYHRPLDATLDFFDHYLNKQKKRPDLAALNEKALKAGYYFGETAELFATRYDVAPAKMPPGTYRKIAGNEAAAIGFVTAAQKAGKQLVYAGYPITPASDLMHALARYKQFDVKMMQAEDEIGAVCCAIGASFAGALGMSGTSGPGMALKAEAMALAVILELPLVVVDVQRAGPSTGMPTKTEQADLLTAMYGRPGEAPVVVVAPQSPADCFAMAIEAVRLAVHCMCPVVYLSDASLATGAEPWLIPDLDSIPAIKIEHPTAVEGEKFEPYARDAETLARPWAIPGQVGLEHRLGGLEKDEQTGNVSYDPENHDNMIRLRAEKVARAASVIPPLVVEGAADAKTLILGWGGTYGSIATAAQRLEQQGIHVARAHLRYLNPMPANIEQVLRQYDQIIVPEINTGQLAMLLRARYLVDVASINHIRGRSFQVGELVDEIKGLLKNDGQVKTS; encoded by the coding sequence GTGTCCACAGCAGAGACGACAACCATGCCGCCCCATACCGAGGTGCCCAGTGAAACGATTCCTCGAGTCGCTATCCGCTTTGCGGGTGACTCGGGAGATGGGATGCAATTAACTGGGGGCCAATTCACCAACACATCTGCATTGCTCGGTAATGACTTTGCGACGTTCCCTGACTTTCCAGCAGAGATTCGAGCGCCAAGAGGAACTACTTTTGGCGTGTCAGGTTTTCAGGTTCATTTTGCCAATGAGAATATTCACACACCAGGTGATATCGTCAATGCGTTAGTTGCAATGAATCCTGCTGCCTTCAAGGTGCACATTGTTGATGTTGAACCAGGTGGGATTGTCATTGTCAATAGTGATGAATTCACGAAGGGAAATTTAAAAAAAGCTGGGTACGAAGCTGGCTATAACCCACTCGAAGACGAAGATCTCGTGAGTCAGTACAGACTATTCCAGATACCAATGTCGAGAATGACGCGAGAGTCGTTGGCCGGTGGAGAAGAATCAGTCCGTGATATTGATCGTTGTCGAAATATGTATGCACTTGGAATTGCTTACTGGCTTTATCACAGGCCGCTTGATGCAACATTGGACTTCTTTGATCACTATCTAAACAAGCAAAAAAAACGACCTGATCTGGCGGCTTTGAATGAAAAAGCGTTAAAAGCTGGTTATTACTTTGGTGAGACTGCTGAACTGTTTGCTACCCGCTATGACGTAGCACCAGCCAAGATGCCTCCAGGTACATATCGCAAGATTGCGGGTAATGAAGCAGCTGCGATTGGATTTGTGACCGCAGCGCAAAAGGCAGGCAAGCAGCTGGTATACGCGGGATATCCGATTACGCCGGCTTCAGATCTCATGCATGCACTTGCGCGCTACAAGCAGTTCGATGTGAAGATGATGCAGGCTGAAGATGAAATCGGAGCAGTCTGTTGTGCCATTGGGGCGAGCTTCGCTGGTGCACTGGGAATGTCAGGTACGTCGGGGCCAGGTATGGCTCTGAAGGCGGAGGCAATGGCACTTGCAGTTATTCTTGAACTGCCACTTGTCGTTGTTGACGTGCAACGAGCTGGACCCTCTACAGGTATGCCAACCAAGACAGAGCAAGCGGATTTGCTTACAGCGATGTATGGACGCCCAGGTGAAGCGCCGGTTGTTGTGGTGGCACCTCAGAGTCCTGCTGACTGTTTTGCGATGGCTATTGAGGCAGTTCGCTTAGCCGTTCATTGCATGTGCCCAGTGGTTTATCTTTCCGACGCATCGCTCGCAACGGGCGCTGAGCCCTGGCTCATTCCTGATCTTGATTCAATTCCAGCCATTAAAATTGAACACCCCACGGCTGTTGAAGGTGAAAAATTTGAACCATATGCTCGTGATGCCGAGACACTTGCTCGACCTTGGGCGATTCCTGGTCAAGTTGGTTTAGAGCATCGGCTTGGTGGTTTAGAGAAGGATGAGCAAACAGGTAATGTCTCCTATGATCCCGAAAATCATGACAATATGATTCGCTTGCGAGCAGAGAAAGTTGCTCGGGCAGCTTCTGTTATTCCACCGCTTGTCGTCGAAGGTGCTGCCGACGCTAAAACGCTGATCTTGGGATGGGGCGGTACCTACGGCTCAATTGCGACCGCTGCACAGCGGCTTGAGCAGCAGGGCATCCATGTTGCCAGGGCACACTTACGTTATCTCAATCCCATGCCAGCCAATATCGAGCAGGTGTTACGTCAATATGATCAGATCATCGTGCCTGAAATTAATACAGGCCAGCTGGCGATGCTTTTGCGAGCTCGGTATCTGGTCGATGTGGCATCAATCAATCACATCCGTGGACGGAGCTTTCAGGTAGGCGAACTTGTTGATGAGATCAAAGGACTTCTCAAGAACGATGGTCAGGTGAAAACATCATGA
- a CDS encoding ATPase, T2SS/T4P/T4SS family, protein MAYLEVKTKSGTQRLALDGSPLTIGRHADNKLTLEDDQTSRRHCVIEPTDDGYCIKDLKSRNGTKLNEDRVERDMLDNGDVVRIGSSELRFIDPEQRHPNKRPDVPDFEVAIEEAPAFSEPVATIDLSDEVTDAQTDYEVKLREIIAAGHDKSFDENDISLVDNRGVTMHQAEASGLESGSDEGAGEGVRVFRLMLLACFRSRATDLHVEPRREGATIRLRVDGYMLSAVHMSATLFKRVLGIVKILCEIDTSQKNTVQDGHFSVAVGGRRVDYRVSLTPSMHGQKLVIRVLDSSNAPSRLHELGMVPWMYEKLRVMATKDAGLLLACGPTGSGKTTSLYSCLREVDVDQRNAITIEDPVEYYLDGCTQIPIDHKQGNTFATILRSVLRQDPDVIFVGEIRDIETATVAMQASMTGHLVYTTVHAKDSIGAIFRLLDLGMESYLVANALNLIVAQRLVRLLCPACKKKVAATPAQNLRMGKALEGVGEIYSPRGCKRCLLTGFTGRRALFELLDINDQMRDQILKTPTIQGIRQLAEQGHFMSLEAYGFGLVAQGLTNFDEIERVSGSN, encoded by the coding sequence ATGGCCTATCTTGAGGTCAAAACGAAATCCGGCACCCAAAGATTAGCACTTGATGGTAGCCCCCTGACGATCGGCCGCCATGCTGATAACAAGCTTACTTTGGAAGATGATCAGACCAGCCGACGCCATTGTGTTATCGAGCCAACAGATGATGGTTATTGCATCAAGGACTTGAAATCACGCAATGGCACCAAGCTCAATGAAGATCGTGTTGAAAGAGATATGCTCGATAACGGCGACGTAGTTCGTATTGGATCGAGCGAATTGCGTTTCATTGATCCCGAGCAAAGACATCCAAATAAACGACCTGATGTACCAGATTTCGAGGTCGCGATCGAGGAAGCACCAGCATTCAGCGAACCAGTTGCCACCATTGATCTTTCCGACGAAGTCACTGATGCCCAAACTGACTATGAAGTAAAATTGCGAGAGATCATTGCTGCTGGGCACGACAAATCATTTGATGAAAATGATATTAGCCTCGTTGATAATCGCGGGGTCACGATGCATCAGGCAGAAGCATCAGGTCTTGAAAGTGGTTCAGATGAAGGCGCCGGCGAGGGTGTTCGCGTCTTTCGTTTGATGCTGCTTGCATGCTTCCGCTCTCGTGCAACAGACCTTCATGTTGAACCACGTAGAGAAGGCGCCACAATTCGACTCCGGGTTGATGGATACATGCTCTCAGCCGTACATATGAGCGCCACGCTCTTTAAGCGTGTCCTTGGAATTGTTAAAATTCTCTGTGAAATTGATACGAGCCAGAAAAATACTGTCCAAGACGGACACTTCTCTGTTGCAGTTGGCGGAAGGCGCGTGGACTATCGTGTCAGCCTGACCCCTTCAATGCATGGCCAGAAGCTCGTCATTCGGGTTCTTGACTCGAGCAATGCACCCAGTCGCTTACATGAGCTTGGCATGGTGCCCTGGATGTACGAAAAACTCCGCGTTATGGCGACAAAGGATGCCGGACTTTTGCTCGCTTGCGGGCCAACCGGATCTGGAAAGACCACAAGCCTTTACTCTTGCCTACGTGAAGTCGATGTAGACCAACGTAATGCGATCACGATTGAAGATCCCGTGGAGTACTACCTAGATGGTTGTACGCAGATCCCAATCGACCACAAACAAGGCAACACTTTCGCCACTATTCTGCGATCAGTATTACGTCAGGATCCAGATGTCATCTTTGTTGGCGAGATTCGGGACATTGAAACAGCAACGGTCGCAATGCAAGCATCAATGACTGGCCACCTGGTCTACACGACCGTGCATGCAAAAGACTCCATTGGTGCAATTTTCCGACTTCTTGATCTTGGTATGGAATCTTATCTGGTGGCAAATGCTCTGAATCTGATCGTTGCCCAGCGGCTGGTCCGGTTGCTTTGCCCAGCTTGCAAAAAGAAAGTAGCAGCGACTCCAGCTCAGAATCTACGTATGGGCAAAGCACTTGAAGGTGTGGGTGAAATCTATTCTCCCCGCGGCTGTAAGCGATGCCTTCTCACAGGGTTTACCGGCCGCCGAGCTTTGTTTGAGCTCCTTGATATCAATGACCAGATGCGGGATCAAATTCTCAAGACCCCCACGATCCAGGGAATCAGGCAGCTGGCTGAGCAGGGCCACTTTATGTCACTGGAGGCCTACGGCTTTGGGCTGGTTGCTCAGGGATTGACCAACTTTGATGAGATCGAGCGTGTCTCCGGGTCAAACTAG
- a CDS encoding NUDIX domain-containing protein: MVTVLRKPPELVWSKASYEPDSDYLDQAATRWASFCERHPSAFDGLITHVAAVHRSGCGGATLHVQPCPYRFHAVQGAGFDLGVRALGVTGLVARGGCLLMGQRSEHVAHYQGMWEFGPSGGVEPEKGVVQSLAEEITEEVGLKMRGLPVARALLRDQRLRTWELVYEVQVNEDSPGTSGEYTDVRWVDLASDLPHPLSPFAAQLIAKLGQWNKGNAVAKLDEKKSDERT; the protein is encoded by the coding sequence ATGGTCACCGTATTGCGTAAGCCCCCTGAGCTGGTCTGGTCAAAGGCCAGCTATGAGCCAGATTCTGATTATCTGGACCAAGCAGCGACCCGCTGGGCCAGCTTCTGTGAGCGGCACCCCAGCGCTTTTGATGGGCTGATCACCCATGTCGCAGCCGTCCATCGAAGTGGATGTGGGGGCGCCACGCTTCACGTGCAGCCATGCCCATACCGGTTCCATGCAGTTCAAGGGGCCGGGTTTGATCTTGGCGTGCGTGCTTTAGGTGTGACTGGTCTTGTGGCTCGAGGAGGTTGCCTGCTGATGGGGCAGCGCAGTGAGCATGTCGCTCACTATCAGGGCATGTGGGAATTTGGTCCCAGTGGTGGGGTCGAACCTGAAAAGGGTGTGGTGCAGAGTCTCGCAGAGGAGATCACTGAAGAAGTAGGGTTGAAGATGAGAGGCCTTCCGGTTGCAAGGGCATTACTTCGTGACCAGCGGCTTCGCACTTGGGAATTGGTCTATGAGGTTCAGGTGAATGAAGACTCACCTGGTACAAGTGGGGAGTACACAGATGTTCGATGGGTTGATCTTGCATCTGATCTGCCGCATCCATTGAGTCCTTTTGCCGCTCAACTTATTGCGAAGTTGGGGCAATGGAACAAGGGCAACGCAGTTGCAAAGCTTGATGAGAAAAAGTCAGATGAGCGTACTTAG
- a CDS encoding aldehyde dehydrogenase family protein, translated as MSQELLQSADLYRHPLVVDAATAGDDCVISSNPATDEPIAAVRLQNKQAYNETVQRAIKAQLHWRRIPAPKRGELVRRMGNAFRDQCDPLGELVTLEMGKIKAEGIGEVIECIDIADFAVGLSRQLYGLTIQSERPQHRMFEQWQPLGTIGIITAFNFPVAVWAWNAMLAAVCGDAMIWKPSLATPLTAIAMTNIAHDVMRNQDIFNPPDCDPADIFGLVIGTDPEVGETMVDDRRLPLISATGSCRMGRIVGERVAARLGRSLLELGGNNAIIVMNDVDMDMLLPGVLFGAVGTAGQRCTSTRRLICHSDIVDEVATRLVPAYKSVPIGNPLDKGTLMGPLINNQSVVAMRDAIERAVAEGCQVLTGGVEGVDRFKDAPGNFVEPTIVRVPKGVHPTITKEETFAPLLYIFEFDDLDTAIEMHNDVDQGLSSAIFTSSLRSAERFLSPDGSDCGIANVNIGTSGAEIGGAFGGEKDTGGGRESGSDSWKAYMRRQTCTVNYGADMPLAQGIEFG; from the coding sequence ATGAGCCAAGAACTACTTCAATCTGCCGATCTTTACCGTCACCCACTCGTCGTCGATGCTGCCACAGCTGGTGACGACTGTGTAATCTCCTCCAACCCAGCAACCGATGAACCAATTGCCGCTGTCCGCTTGCAAAACAAACAGGCGTACAACGAAACTGTTCAACGAGCCATCAAGGCACAGCTTCATTGGCGGCGCATTCCAGCGCCCAAGCGAGGTGAACTTGTGCGTCGCATGGGTAATGCATTCCGCGATCAGTGCGATCCACTGGGCGAGCTTGTGACTCTTGAGATGGGCAAAATCAAGGCAGAGGGCATTGGCGAAGTCATTGAGTGCATCGACATTGCAGATTTTGCCGTCGGTCTTTCTCGTCAACTGTATGGACTTACTATCCAGTCCGAGCGACCTCAACACAGAATGTTCGAGCAATGGCAACCACTCGGAACAATTGGCATCATCACAGCCTTTAATTTTCCAGTAGCTGTGTGGGCATGGAACGCAATGCTTGCAGCAGTTTGCGGAGATGCGATGATTTGGAAACCAAGTCTCGCCACACCATTAACTGCAATTGCGATGACAAACATTGCACATGATGTCATGCGTAACCAAGACATTTTCAATCCACCAGATTGCGACCCTGCCGATATCTTTGGCCTTGTCATTGGTACCGATCCAGAGGTTGGCGAGACAATGGTGGATGACCGACGCCTACCACTTATTAGCGCAACAGGGTCATGCCGCATGGGGCGCATCGTTGGCGAACGTGTTGCTGCCAGACTCGGCCGATCCCTCCTTGAGTTGGGAGGCAACAATGCCATCATCGTCATGAACGATGTAGACATGGATATGCTGCTACCGGGCGTACTTTTTGGTGCCGTCGGAACCGCCGGGCAACGATGTACGTCGACCCGACGCCTGATCTGCCACAGTGATATTGTTGACGAGGTCGCCACACGGCTCGTGCCCGCTTACAAGAGTGTGCCAATTGGCAACCCTCTCGATAAAGGCACCTTGATGGGGCCGCTCATCAATAACCAATCTGTCGTCGCGATGCGTGATGCCATTGAGCGAGCTGTTGCAGAAGGATGCCAGGTTCTCACTGGCGGTGTTGAGGGTGTTGATCGCTTTAAGGATGCACCCGGCAACTTTGTTGAGCCCACGATTGTACGCGTACCCAAAGGCGTGCACCCCACCATTACAAAAGAAGAGACCTTCGCCCCGCTGCTCTACATCTTTGAGTTTGATGATCTCGATACTGCGATCGAAATGCACAATGATGTTGACCAAGGACTCTCAAGTGCCATCTTCACCTCATCGCTTCGCTCTGCTGAGCGATTCCTTTCTCCTGATGGCTCTGATTGTGGCATTGCCAATGTCAACATCGGCACCAGTGGAGCCGAAATCGGTGGCGCGTTCGGAGGTGAAAAAGACACCGGCGGTGGCCGCGAATCGGGTTCCGATTCCTGGAAGGCCTACATGCGTCGACAGACCTGTACGGTCAACTACGGTGCAGACATGCCGCTCGCGCAAGGCATTGAATTCGGGTAA
- a CDS encoding FliA/WhiG family RNA polymerase sigma factor, protein MPKTKPPEARRSSGAASNARRNKKSRAKRTGVSGTSLSEQPIQDVWREYKKTNATEIRSFLIQNYLEIVRYTAERMHMRLPAEVDVDDLMSSGVFGLMDAIDAYDLERGVKFETYCAQRIRGAIFDELRAMDWVPRLVRSRTAKVDRARKSLEMRLGRKPTEDEICGSMEIDQNEFQKLSRDSSPVGVVSLNRKWFETDSSKDVREIDVIKDKRQNNPLSELQRGDLKLLLTKGLSRAERLIVVLYYYEEMTMKEIGTTLDLSESRVSQMHSSILARLKAQMQHRDKDL, encoded by the coding sequence ATGCCGAAGACGAAGCCCCCAGAGGCAAGGCGATCAAGCGGCGCTGCAAGCAACGCTCGACGCAATAAAAAGTCGAGAGCAAAACGTACTGGTGTATCTGGTACATCGCTTTCGGAACAACCCATACAAGACGTATGGCGTGAATACAAGAAAACCAATGCAACCGAGATTCGTTCTTTTCTCATACAGAACTATCTTGAGATTGTGCGCTATACAGCTGAGCGTATGCATATGCGCTTGCCTGCAGAAGTAGACGTCGATGACCTGATGTCTTCTGGCGTTTTTGGTTTGATGGATGCAATTGACGCCTACGATCTTGAACGCGGAGTGAAATTCGAGACCTATTGTGCCCAACGTATTCGCGGCGCCATCTTTGATGAGCTACGCGCTATGGATTGGGTACCCCGATTGGTTCGATCTCGTACCGCAAAAGTTGATCGAGCCCGCAAGTCGCTGGAGATGAGGCTGGGCCGCAAGCCAACCGAAGACGAAATCTGTGGGTCGATGGAGATTGATCAAAACGAATTTCAGAAGCTCTCTCGAGACTCGTCGCCAGTTGGTGTGGTGTCACTGAACCGCAAATGGTTTGAGACGGATTCCAGTAAAGACGTTCGTGAGATCGATGTGATCAAGGACAAGCGGCAAAATAATCCGCTGTCAGAATTACAGCGGGGCGATCTGAAATTGCTGCTCACCAAAGGGCTCTCCCGAGCCGAGCGTTTGATTGTTGTCTTGTACTACTACGAAGAAATGACGATGAAAGAGATTGGCACAACACTGGATCTCTCTGAGTCACGTGTAAGCCAAATGCACTCATCAATTCTGGCAAGACTTAAAGCGCAGATGCAACACAGAGACAAAGACCTGTAA
- a CDS encoding MinD/ParA family protein, with translation MHDQASNLRSLVQSAGETGGAVGTMGGVRVLERSTEDSGSAARRESAAFVSLGPSAVKQQKQSIRLAHAVAVCSGKGGVGKSNISINLAVALSQFGLRVCVLDADLGMANADVLCNLTPNVTLEHVISGRARLVDAMVAAPGGFRLIPGASGVAGVADLGPMARHRLLEQLSVLDRSADVLLIDIGAGIGANVVDFAAAAHTTLVVTTPEPTAITDAYGMIKSLCESMPNAQIELAVNMADSWEEGRDVYERINRVCRTFLRREIALGGVIPRDTAVINAVKERVPFMLTEPDGLAARAIVAVGRGLIGLDRSAAFEVEGGFFSRLAGRMGSSREKRKFQKWRSAARSD, from the coding sequence ATGCATGATCAAGCATCGAACCTACGTTCGCTCGTACAGTCCGCCGGTGAAACTGGCGGTGCTGTCGGCACTATGGGAGGGGTTCGTGTGCTAGAGCGGTCTACTGAAGATAGCGGCTCAGCAGCAAGGCGGGAAAGCGCTGCCTTTGTCAGTTTGGGCCCGTCTGCAGTCAAACAGCAAAAGCAATCGATTCGTCTGGCCCATGCAGTGGCCGTCTGTTCTGGTAAAGGTGGTGTTGGTAAAAGCAACATCTCTATTAATCTTGCTGTTGCGCTCAGCCAGTTTGGATTAAGAGTCTGTGTACTTGATGCAGATCTCGGTATGGCAAATGCGGATGTGCTTTGTAACCTCACACCAAACGTGACATTGGAACATGTGATTTCTGGTCGAGCACGTCTGGTTGATGCAATGGTTGCGGCGCCAGGCGGTTTTCGACTCATCCCTGGTGCGTCTGGTGTGGCAGGCGTTGCTGATCTGGGGCCAATGGCGCGTCATCGTTTGTTGGAACAGTTATCGGTGTTAGACCGCTCAGCTGATGTATTACTTATTGATATTGGCGCTGGTATTGGTGCCAACGTAGTTGACTTCGCTGCTGCGGCGCATACCACGCTCGTCGTGACAACACCTGAGCCGACAGCAATCACTGATGCGTACGGCATGATCAAATCACTTTGTGAATCCATGCCAAATGCGCAGATTGAATTGGCAGTGAATATGGCCGACTCATGGGAGGAGGGCCGAGATGTCTATGAGCGAATCAATCGTGTCTGCCGGACCTTCTTGCGGCGAGAAATTGCATTGGGTGGTGTGATTCCACGTGATACAGCAGTGATCAATGCAGTCAAAGAGCGTGTCCCTTTTATGCTTACGGAACCAGATGGACTTGCCGCACGGGCCATCGTGGCGGTCGGTCGAGGTTTGATTGGACTCGATCGTTCTGCGGCATTCGAGGTTGAGGGGGGGTTCTTTTCTCGACTGGCAGGCCGAATGGGTTCCAGTCGAGAAAAAAGAAAATTCCAGAAGTGGCGGTCAGCGGCTCGATCAGATTAG